A stretch of DNA from Thermanaerosceptrum fracticalcis:
CATTTCCGTACCCAGGCTGAGACCGGCCACGGGAGTAAGTTTAAACAATTTTCCCTATCTGGTAAGCGACCAAGATTTTAAGATGATTGTTGCGGTTTTAAGGCTGGCAGTCCCTTATACAGGTATCATTCTTTCAACCAGGGAAGAAGCCCGGTTTCGTGATGAAGTTATAGCTTTGGGGGTATCCCAGATCAGCGCCGGTTCTTGTACGGGGGTGGGGGCCTATAAGGAAGAATACGGCCAGAAGTCGGCCCGTACCACTTCGCAATTTGAGGTGGGTGACCACCGGACACCCGATGATATCCTGGCCCAGTTGTGCTGTGACGGGTATCTGCCTAGCTACTGCACAGCCTGTTACCGTCAGGGCAGGACTGGCGACAGGTTCATGGAACTGGCTAAAACGGGGAGAATAGCCAATGTCTGTCAACCCAATGCCATTTTAACTTTACAGGAATACTTGCTGGATTATGCCTCTCTGGCCACACGCAGGCTGGGAGAAGAAGCCATCCAAAAACACCTGGAACTCATACCTGATGAGAAAATAAGAAAGTTGACCCTTCAATACCTGGAAAGGATTAAGCAGGGCGAAAGGGATTTATATTTGTAAGGTGGCCTGGGAATGAGAACAGAAAAAGACTTTTTAGGTGAAAAAGAGGTTAATAAAGAGGCTTATTGGGGAATTCATACCCAGCGGGCGCTGGACAATTTTCCTCTTTCCGGCCAGCGGGTTCATCCCCAGTTGATTAAAGCCCTGGCCCTGGTAAAAGTGGCGGCCGCCCAGGCTAATCTTGAACTGGGCTACCTGGAAGAAGAAAAAGCTCTGGCCATTATAGAAGCAGGAATGGAGATTGCGGCAGGCAAATTATTAGACCAGTTTCCCCTTGATGCCCTGCAAGGAGGAGCAGGCACCTCCACGAACATGAATGTTAATGAGGTCCTGGCCAACCGGGCTACGGAATTACTGGGCGGGCAGAAAGGGACATATCTGGTAGATTCCTGTAATGACGTTAATATGCATCAATCTACTAATGATGTGTTTCCCACCGCCTTAAGGATTGCTGCCATTCAACTGCTGTTACCTTTAAGCCAGGCCATGGCTGAATTGCAGAATGCCCTGCAGGAGAAAGAGGCTGAGTTTGCGGGGATCATTAAGCCCGGGAGGACTCAACTGCAAGATGCTGTGCCTATTACCTTGGGGCAAGAGTTCAGCGCTTATGCCCAGGCCATAGCCCGGGACCGCTGGCGACTCTACAAGGTTGAGGAAAGACTGCGACAGGTAAACCTGGGGGGGACCGCCGTTGGAACGGGCATCAATACGCCTAAGGAGTATATTTATCTGGTGATAGAAAAGTTAAGACAGTATACCTCCCTGGGCTTAGCCAGGGCGGAAAATATGATAGACCTGACCCAGAATGCTGATGTCTTTGTGGAAGTTTCAGGGCTCTTGAAGGCAGCAGCCGTCAACCTGGGGAAAATAGCCTCTGACCTGCGGTTGTTATCTTCCGGTCCCCATACAGGTTTAGGCGAAATTCAACTTCCTGAAGTCCAGGCTGGGTCCAGTATCATGCCGGGAAAAGTAAACCCTGTGATACCGGAAGCCGTTAACCAGGCAGCTTTTCAGGTGATTGCTCACGACCTGGCCGTTACGCTGGCTTGCCAGAGCGGGCAACTGGAATTAAATGCTTTTTTACCTCTGGTAGCTCATCATCTTTTGCATGCTATTGAGCTTTTAACAAACAGCGCACAGGTCTTGGCGGAAAAATGTGTGAGGGGTATTAGAGCCAATAAAGATCACTGCCAGCTCTTAGTGGAAAACAGTTTGATCATGGCTCCCGCTCTTCTACCCTATTTGGGGTATGAGAAAACTGCCGCCATAGTCAGGGAAGCCAGGCAAAAAAACATACCGATTCGCTCGGCTCTCCTCGAATCACAGCTTATGACAGAAGAGGAAGCCGAGAGACTTTTGGATTATCGTGAGCTTACCCGTCCTGGGGTAGCCTATCATAAATTAAAAATGAAGTCTCTAGGTGGTGAAGTGTAATGCAGAGTACTTCCAAGGGAACCCGGCTTCATATCGCTTTATTGGGGCGTCGCAATGCGGGCAAATCGACTTTACTTAATGCCTTAACCAACCAGGAAGTTGCCCTGGTTTCGGAAATACCGGGAACTACCACGGATCCCGTCTATAAAGCTATGGAATTATTGCCGCTTGGCCCGGTGTTGTTTATTGATACGGCAGGTATTGATGACGAGGGTATTCTCGGTAGCATGAGAGTGCAGAAGACTTATGAAGTTTTAGACAAGACGGATGTTGCCCTTTTGGTTATCGATGCAGTTCAGGGTATGAGTGAATACGAAAACAGTCTGTTAAAAATTTGTAAGGAGAAGGCCATACCCCTTCTTTTGGTGTTAAATAAAGAAGATCTTTTCAACGATGCTGCAAAGGAAACTTTCTTACAGGAGTATCAAAAGGATATTGGTGATACTCCCTGCTACTGGGTTAGTGCGGCCACTAAAAAAGGTATACCCCAGTTAAAACAGCACCTCCTGAAAATCAGCCCGGGTGATTGGGTGGCTCCGGCCATTGTCGGGGATTTGTTGCAGCCCGGGGACCTGGTGGTACTGGTGGTCCCTATTGACATGGCTGCTCCCAAGGGACGTCTGATCTTACCTCAAGTACAAACTATTCGGGATATCCTGGACCACGATTGTTTTACCTTGGTCTGTAAAGAGCACGAACTGAAGAAAGCTTTACAGGAACTGAAAGCACCGCCCAAACTGGTAGTTACCGATTCTCAGGTCTTTATGAAGGTGGCAGCAGACACTCCCCCTGATGTAAGTCTGACATCTTTTTCCATTCTAATGGCCAGGTATAAAGGGGATTTGCTTACTTTAGCCCAGGGGGCCAAGGCGATCGATCATTTAAAGCCGGGAGACAAAATCCTTATCGCGGAAGCCTGCACCCATCATCAACAGCCCGATGATATTGGCAAGGTGAAGATTCCCCGCTGGCTGAGGCAAACGGTAGGTGGAGAATTAACAATAGATTTTTCCCAGGGTACGGAGTTTCCCAAAAACTTGAGCGAGTATAATCTTATTGTCCACTGCGGCGGGTGTATGTTAAACCGTAAGGAAATGCTTAACCGCATCAGAAAAGTACAGGAGGCTGGTAAGCCTATTGTTAATTACGGAGTGTTAATTGCCCATATCCACGGTATTTTACCCAGGGCTTTGGCTCCTTTTGGTATTGACTTTTCAGCATTAGCTTGATGTATACAATATTTTTTGCCCAAAACAGTAGCAAAACACTAACCCCGGTGCTATACTATACACAAATAACAGTATGACTGGGGGCAGGAAAACATGTATACAATTACACATAAAGATGTAATTGCTGCTGATAGAGAGCATGAGCTGATGTGGGAACTAATGCTGGCAGAAATGGAACGCTGCCTGGGAGCAGAGCACTAAAACTAAATGGTTAATTGAGGAGTTAGTCCGGTCACTGCCGGACTTTAATTTTTGAAAAGTTATTGTAAACACGTATACAATATTTTTGCGAAAGAACCTGGTAAAAATGAAATTATGGTGTTATACTATACATAAATCACTGTATGACGGGAGGCAATAAAACATGTATACAATTATGCAAAACGCCGATGAACACAGTTTCAATGAAGTGATGGAAGAAATTTACCTGGCGGAAATGGAGCGGAATCTTGTTGCCGAACATTAAACTGAATAGGGTACCTTGCGCATAAAAAGACTCCGGCTTAGAGGCACGGAGTCTTTTGCATTTGCGACAATGGGGACGGTTCTATTTTGTCGCAGTGAACATTTTTGCGACAATGGGGACGGTTCTATTTTGTCGCAGTGAACATTTGCGATAAGCATTTTATTTTAGAAAGAGGGAAGTGCGAGGTGGCATAACCCGTATTCAGGGTTTGTGTCTTGTTACAAATTCACCCATGCGTCGGGCGGCTTCCCGTATTTTTTCCCCTTCCTGTACCAGGCCAATACGAATATAGCCCTCACCGCACTGGCCGAAAGCAATTCCGGGAACCACCGCTACCCCTGCTTCCCGTAACAAATCCATGGCGAATTTCTCCGAAGAATTGAAAAATGAGGGCAGTTTAGCCCAGGCGAACATGGAGGCTTTGGGTTTATTGATTTTCCAGCCGTATTTCGCCAGCTCTTCCACCAAGACATCTCTCCTGTGTTCATAAGCTTTGGCATTAGCCCTGACACATTCCTGGGAACCCGAGAGCGCTTCTACTGCCGCTAATTGCACCGGGCGGAAGATACCATAGTCGATGTTGCTTTTTACCAGACGCAGGGCATCAATGACGGCGGCATTCCCCACGATGAAACCTAAACGGCAGCCTGCCAGGTTATAAGTCTTGGAAATGGAATGAAATTCAACGCCAACTTCTTTAGCGCCGGGAACCTCTAAAAAGCTTACATTTTTAAAGCCGTCATAAGAGAGCTCAGAATAAGCAAAATCGTGGCACACGATAATATCATGCTGCCTGGCGAAGGATACGACACCGGCAAAAAAGTCTTTATTAGCTGTGGCAGCCAGGGGATTGCTGGGATAGTTCAGGATCATGATTTTGGCTTTTTGGCAAATGTCCTGGGGAATTTCACTTAAATCCGGCAGAAAATTATTTTCTTCCCTGAGAGGCATGGGATAGAGAATTCCTCCCGCCAATAAAGCCCCACTCTGGTAGATGGGGTAGCCAGGATCAGGTACGAGAACTATATCGCCCGGGTCTACGGCAGCCCAGAAGATGTGGGCTAAACCATCCTGGGAACCCATCAACGATAAAATTTCTTTATCCGGATCAAGGTTAACCTGGTAATAGGTTTTATACCAATTTGCTATAGTTTGTTTTAAAGAAGGTATGCCTTCCGTTAAGGTATACCCATAGTTCTTATCGTTTTCTGCTGCTTCAATCAGGGCTTTTTTGACATGGGGAGGAGGAGGCATATCGGGGCTGCCCACGCTTAAGTCAATCACATCTTTACCGGACTGGAGAACCTGCGTTTTCACTTCGCTGATTTTTGAAAAAATACCGGGCTGCAGTTTGTTAAGTCTGGAAGCACCAATCATTTCTTTCCGCTCCTTAACCAAATTATTCAATTAACCTTTCTACTTTTATGTGTTGAATTCCTTTTTCCTCTGTAAAATTTCAGTTGTTGGAGGAGTGAAAATATTTTATATTATAAAATTTAACTAAAATAGAGGAATACGGAAAATGGTGTAGAAAAATGTAATTAATGGTAGTATATAGCAGTGGCGTTATGGAGCATGTAGAAATATGGGGGATAAAAATGAACTGGTTTAGTATAGTACAAGCCTTTGTCAGCAGTATACTTTTTGTCATTGTTTTCGGAGCCGCAGGCGGCTTTATCGTACTATACTGCCCACGAAAGTTTGCTGTCTGGATATGGGGTCTCATTTTTGGTTTGACGGCCATCTTTGTTTTCAATAACAAGATAGGTGTTGGAAACCGCTTGTTTTTTGATTTTACTTACCTGATCATGTTTCTTTCAGGTTATTGGGGCGGATGGATGACCGTTCTCGTAACCGGTCTGATTGCCGGGGGTTACGGACTGGGACAGGAAACCCTTTCATCTTATGAGTTTATCCTATTGTTTCTCTTTGGTCTAGGTGGAACTGTGCTGCGGAAGTTTTATCCGGAAATCAGGAAATGGCCTCCGGGGCTTTGGCTGGGGTTCACAGTCATTCAGGCCATTGTTCTTCTGCAAATCCGGTGGGATAATTACAGGCAAATGGGCCCGGCCCAGATCAGCTATGTCATTCTTTTAATTTTTCTGGGTTTCTATCTTAGTCTTAAATTTTTCTTTTATGTACAGGAAAAACTGTGCAGGGTGTTTTTTTTAGATGAGTCTTTAAAAAAGAGTAATCTTTATCTGGCTGTCTTCGATGACCGGGGGCGACCGCTTTTTTTGAGCGAAAATCTCAAGGAGAATAACAGCGTGAAAGAAGCTGTGAAGGAACAGCTTTTTCCGGAGACGGGAAATTTCCCCCTCGAAATACATAGGAGAGGAATGCATATTAATCGAGAACTTAATATTTTAACGGTGGAAGGTAAGCGTACCCTCTCCCTGGATGCCCAGGCAACCGCCTTACCCCGCGGGGATATGGGAGTTATGGCCGTTTTATTTGATATTACTGAACGAAAGCAGATAGAAAGAGACGACCTCTATTTAGAGCGTGTTAATTTAGTGGGAGAGATGGCTGCCGGTATCGCTCATGAAATTAGAAATCCCATGACGACGATTGCCGGTTTCTTACAATTCTTGAAAACCAAACCGGAATTCAAAGGTTATCAAAACAATTTTGAATTGATGTTACAAGAAATAAAAAGGATTAACCTGATTATTAATGATTTTCTTGCCTGTGCCCGGCATAAGCCTGTTGATTTCAAGGTACAGAACCTTAACGCCATCGTGGCGGCAGTAGCTCCCCTCATCCAGGTGGAAGCGGTATTTAGCAATAAATATCTGAAGGTTGAATTGGGTGATATTCCCGACCTTACCTTAGATGAGAATGAAATCCGGGAGCTAATTTTTAACCTGGCCCGCAATGGTTTGGAAGCTATGGAGGCAGGGGGCAACCTTACCATAAAAACTTTCCGTGATGAAGGGGAGGTTGTCCTGGTAATCCAGGATGAAGGGCCTGGTATGGCCCCGGAGATTATGGAGAAACTGGGAACTCCTTTTCTAACTACCAAGGATGGACGTACGGGACTGGGGTTAGCCTTATGTTACAGCATAGCTGGCCGCCACAACGCTACAATTCGCGTGGAAACCTCTGCCAGTGGGACAATCTTTTATGTCAGGTTCCCTTTTAATGGTTCTTATAAGTTTTCTTAATAGGAATGTTTTGTGTGATATGTTATGATATTTTTATTATACTGTTTTGTATGGTGGTGGGGAAATGTCCAACAAGGAATTCAGTACAGGGATGAAAGCGGCAGTTCCTGTCGTTTTAGGCTATGTCCCTATAGGATTAGCGTTCGGTGTTTTAGCGGCCCAGGGCGGTCTTTCTCCCTGGGATGTGTTTTTTATGTCTTTGCTTGTCTATGCCGGTTCTTCCCAGTTTATCGCCGTGGGCTTAATAGGGGCGGGAGCATCCTGGGGGACCATTGTCTTCACAACTTTTCTCGTTAATTCCCGGCATATCTTAATGAGCGCATCCTTAGTACCATATCTTAAAAAGTTTACCAGCCCTATTCTGTCGGTTATCGGTTTTGGTATTACCGATGAAACTTTTGCTGTGGCCATGGGTGATCTTGTGAAAGAAAGCAAAGGTCCCAGCTATTTCCTGGGTTTGAATCTTGCTTCACAGTTAGCCTGGATTGTAAGCACCGTTTCCGGCGCTGTAGTGGGTAATGTTATTCCCAACCCCGAAGCCTTCGGTTTTAATTTTGCTTTACCGGCCATGTTTATCGGTTTACTGGTGATGCAGATGCGTGAGCGAATCAGCAGTGTCATTGCTGTCATTGCCATCATTTTATCCCTTTATTTTAAGTATCTTATACCAGGCAACTGGAATGTCATTTTAGCTACAGTCATTACGGCAACGATAGGAGTGATTATAGAAGAATGGATACTAAAGTCTTCGCAATCATCCTCGGCATGATGTTAGTCACCTATATTCCCCGTATGCTTCCCCTGGTTGTGCTCTCTAAATGTGACATCCCGCCTCTTGTGTTAAGGTGGCTTAAATTTATCCCGGTGGCTGTGTTAGCCTCCCTCTTGGGACCGGAAATCCTCCTTGCAGATAATACCCTAAATCTATCTTTAAATAACACTTATCTTCTGGCTGCTTTACCATCTTTACTGGTGGCCGCAACCAGCAAAAATCTTTTTTTAACTGTTTTTACCGGCATGGGTGCTATGGTTATACTTACCAGGTTTATATTTCAATAGAGATTTTCAAAGAGCCATCTTTTTAGGGAGGGCTCTTTTTTAATGGAATTTCTATGAAAAAAATTCATAATGCCTATTCCAATTATAATATATTGTTATTTGACGTATACCCGGAACTGTCTGACAATAGTATTGTTAAAAGGCAAGGGGGGAGCAAAATTGCTCTATTTTGATAATGCGGCTACCACCTGGCCCAAACCGGAGGAGGTATACCGGGCCCATGACCAGGCATTAAGGCAGGGCGGCAATGCGGGAAGAGGAGTCCACCAGGCTTCCCTGGCTGCAAGCCGGACACTTTTTCGTACCCGGGATAGCCTGGCCCGGCTGTTTAAGATCAAAGAGCGAGACAGGATTATCTTTACCCAAAATGTCACCGAGTCTTTAAATCTGGCTCTCCAGGGGATCTTAAACCCCGGTGACCATGTCCTGGTTAGCTCCCTGGAACATAATGCGGTGATTCGTCCCCTGGAATACTTGAAAAGCCGGGGGGTTAGTTATTCCGTAGTACCCTGTTCACCCGAGGGTGAACTGGATTTGCAAGTATGCGAGCAATACATAAAGCCTAAAACGAAACTGATGTGTTTTACCCATGCTTCCAATGTCCTGGGCACCATTCTCCCGGTTCGTGAATTAGGCCGGTTCGCCAGAAAGCATGAACTGTTGTTCATGGTGGATGCGGCCCAGAGCGCAGGGGTTATTCCCATTGATGTAGAGGAGATGAACATTGACCTGCTGGCGTTTACGGGTCATAAAGGACTTTTGGGACCGCCGGGTACCGGAGGCTTGTTTGTGCGGGAAGGAATTGTCTTGCGGCCTTTAATTTACGGGGGAACGGGAACCCATTCCGCTTCTTTGTCCCAGCCTGAATTGTGGCCTGAAGGGTTGGAAAGCGGCACAAGAAACGTACCGGGTTTAGCCGGGCTCAATGCAGGTGTGGAGTACATTCTTGAGCGGGGAATAGCTTCCCTTCGCCGGCATGAGCTGGAACTAATGAATTTACTGCTGTCTGGACTGGAGAGTATCCCCGGTATCAGGATATTAGGACCCCGGGAGCCTGAAAAACGGGTAGGTCTGGTTTCCTGTGTCTTTTTGTGCCATTCTGCTGATAAGATTGCTTCCTTGCTGGATAGAAAGTATGGCATTATTACCCGGGCAGGATTACATTGTGCGCCCCTGGCCCACAAAACAGCAGGAACTGATACGCAGGGAGCCCTGCGGATCAGTCTGGGGATCTACCATACCGAGGAAGATATAAAGACCCTACTGGCTGCCCTTGAGGAATTATTAAGGGGGGAATAGGGTGAAAGATGTTATCCTGATATTCTCTTCGGTTCACCATACCCTTGGTGCAGAGGAACAGTTGATGAAAACAACCTGGCATTTTTTGGTGGTTCCTGTGCCGCCTCATATTAACGAAGGCTGTGGTCTGGGAATTCAAATAGAAGAAAACGAGGTGGTAGCAGTTCTTCAATATTTGGAGGAAAAAGGGTTCTCTCCGGTGAAAGTCGTCAATCTTTAGAAAGCGGGGAAAGTAAGTATGAATAAAGATTATG
This window harbors:
- a CDS encoding aspartate ammonia-lyase produces the protein MRTEKDFLGEKEVNKEAYWGIHTQRALDNFPLSGQRVHPQLIKALALVKVAAAQANLELGYLEEEKALAIIEAGMEIAAGKLLDQFPLDALQGGAGTSTNMNVNEVLANRATELLGGQKGTYLVDSCNDVNMHQSTNDVFPTALRIAAIQLLLPLSQAMAELQNALQEKEAEFAGIIKPGRTQLQDAVPITLGQEFSAYAQAIARDRWRLYKVEERLRQVNLGGTAVGTGINTPKEYIYLVIEKLRQYTSLGLARAENMIDLTQNADVFVEVSGLLKAAAVNLGKIASDLRLLSSGPHTGLGEIQLPEVQAGSSIMPGKVNPVIPEAVNQAAFQVIAHDLAVTLACQSGQLELNAFLPLVAHHLLHAIELLTNSAQVLAEKCVRGIRANKDHCQLLVENSLIMAPALLPYLGYEKTAAIVREARQKNIPIRSALLESQLMTEEEAERLLDYRELTRPGVAYHKLKMKSLGGEV
- a CDS encoding AzlC family ABC transporter permease encodes the protein MSNKEFSTGMKAAVPVVLGYVPIGLAFGVLAAQGGLSPWDVFFMSLLVYAGSSQFIAVGLIGAGASWGTIVFTTFLVNSRHILMSASLVPYLKKFTSPILSVIGFGITDETFAVAMGDLVKESKGPSYFLGLNLASQLAWIVSTVSGAVVGNVIPNPEAFGFNFALPAMFIGLLVMQMRERISSVIAVIAIILSLYFKYLIPGNWNVILATVITATIGVIIEEWILKSSQSSSA
- the hydF gene encoding [FeFe] hydrogenase H-cluster maturation GTPase HydF, whose protein sequence is MQSTSKGTRLHIALLGRRNAGKSTLLNALTNQEVALVSEIPGTTTDPVYKAMELLPLGPVLFIDTAGIDDEGILGSMRVQKTYEVLDKTDVALLVIDAVQGMSEYENSLLKICKEKAIPLLLVLNKEDLFNDAAKETFLQEYQKDIGDTPCYWVSAATKKGIPQLKQHLLKISPGDWVAPAIVGDLLQPGDLVVLVVPIDMAAPKGRLILPQVQTIRDILDHDCFTLVCKEHELKKALQELKAPPKLVVTDSQVFMKVAADTPPDVSLTSFSILMARYKGDLLTLAQGAKAIDHLKPGDKILIAEACTHHQQPDDIGKVKIPRWLRQTVGGELTIDFSQGTEFPKNLSEYNLIVHCGGCMLNRKEMLNRIRKVQEAGKPIVNYGVLIAHIHGILPRALAPFGIDFSALA
- a CDS encoding DUF3343 domain-containing protein codes for the protein MKDVILIFSSVHHTLGAEEQLMKTTWHFLVVPVPPHINEGCGLGIQIEENEVVAVLQYLEEKGFSPVKVVNL
- a CDS encoding aminotransferase class V-fold PLP-dependent enzyme, whose amino-acid sequence is MLYFDNAATTWPKPEEVYRAHDQALRQGGNAGRGVHQASLAASRTLFRTRDSLARLFKIKERDRIIFTQNVTESLNLALQGILNPGDHVLVSSLEHNAVIRPLEYLKSRGVSYSVVPCSPEGELDLQVCEQYIKPKTKLMCFTHASNVLGTILPVRELGRFARKHELLFMVDAAQSAGVIPIDVEEMNIDLLAFTGHKGLLGPPGTGGLFVREGIVLRPLIYGGTGTHSASLSQPELWPEGLESGTRNVPGLAGLNAGVEYILERGIASLRRHELELMNLLLSGLESIPGIRILGPREPEKRVGLVSCVFLCHSADKIASLLDRKYGIITRAGLHCAPLAHKTAGTDTQGALRISLGIYHTEEDIKTLLAALEELLRGE
- a CDS encoding AzlD domain-containing protein, with amino-acid sequence MDTKVFAIILGMMLVTYIPRMLPLVVLSKCDIPPLVLRWLKFIPVAVLASLLGPEILLADNTLNLSLNNTYLLAALPSLLVAATSKNLFLTVFTGMGAMVILTRFIFQ
- a CDS encoding ATP-binding protein — encoded protein: MNWFSIVQAFVSSILFVIVFGAAGGFIVLYCPRKFAVWIWGLIFGLTAIFVFNNKIGVGNRLFFDFTYLIMFLSGYWGGWMTVLVTGLIAGGYGLGQETLSSYEFILLFLFGLGGTVLRKFYPEIRKWPPGLWLGFTVIQAIVLLQIRWDNYRQMGPAQISYVILLIFLGFYLSLKFFFYVQEKLCRVFFLDESLKKSNLYLAVFDDRGRPLFLSENLKENNSVKEAVKEQLFPETGNFPLEIHRRGMHINRELNILTVEGKRTLSLDAQATALPRGDMGVMAVLFDITERKQIERDDLYLERVNLVGEMAAGIAHEIRNPMTTIAGFLQFLKTKPEFKGYQNNFELMLQEIKRINLIINDFLACARHKPVDFKVQNLNAIVAAVAPLIQVEAVFSNKYLKVELGDIPDLTLDENEIRELIFNLARNGLEAMEAGGNLTIKTFRDEGEVVLVIQDEGPGMAPEIMEKLGTPFLTTKDGRTGLGLALCYSIAGRHNATIRVETSASGTIFYVRFPFNGSYKFS
- a CDS encoding aminotransferase class I/II-fold pyridoxal phosphate-dependent enzyme — translated: MIGASRLNKLQPGIFSKISEVKTQVLQSGKDVIDLSVGSPDMPPPPHVKKALIEAAENDKNYGYTLTEGIPSLKQTIANWYKTYYQVNLDPDKEILSLMGSQDGLAHIFWAAVDPGDIVLVPDPGYPIYQSGALLAGGILYPMPLREENNFLPDLSEIPQDICQKAKIMILNYPSNPLAATANKDFFAGVVSFARQHDIIVCHDFAYSELSYDGFKNVSFLEVPGAKEVGVEFHSISKTYNLAGCRLGFIVGNAAVIDALRLVKSNIDYGIFRPVQLAAVEALSGSQECVRANAKAYEHRRDVLVEELAKYGWKINKPKASMFAWAKLPSFFNSSEKFAMDLLREAGVAVVPGIAFGQCGEGYIRIGLVQEGEKIREAARRMGEFVTRHKP